A window of Saccopteryx leptura isolate mSacLep1 chromosome 5, mSacLep1_pri_phased_curated, whole genome shotgun sequence contains these coding sequences:
- the ADNP gene encoding activity-dependent neuroprotector homeobox protein isoform X2, translating to MFQLPVNNLGSLRKARKTVKKILSDIGLEYCKEHIEDFKQFEPNDFYLKNTTWEDVGLWDPSLTKNQDYRTKPFCCSACPFSSKFFSAYKSHFRNVHSEDFENRILLNCPYCTFNADKKTLETHIKIFHAPNASAPSSSLSTFKDKSKNDGLKPKQADSVEQAVYYCKKCTYRDPLYEIVRKHIYREHFQHVAAPYIAKAGEKSLNGAVPLGSNAREECSIHCKRCLFMPKSYEALVQHVIEDHERIGYQVTAMIGHTNVVVPRSKPLMLIAPKPQEKKGMGIQSRIGSLTSGNIRSLPSQQMVNRLSIPKPNLNSTGVNMMSNVHLQQNNYGVKSVGQSYGVGQSMRLGLAGNAPVSIPQQSQSVKQLLPSGNGRSYGLGSEQRSQAPARYSLQSANASSLSSGQLKAPSLAQSQASRVLGQSSSKPPVAATGPPSANTSSTQKWKICTICNELFPENVYSVHFEKEHKAEKVPAVANYIMKIHNFTSKCLYCNRYLPTDTLLNHMLIHGLSCPYCRSTFNDVEKMAAHMRMVHIDEEMGPKTDSTLSFDLTLQQGSHTNIHLLVTTYNLRDAPAESVAYHAQNNPPVPPKPQPKVQEKADIPVKSSPQAAVPYKKDVGKTLCPLCFSILKGPISDALAHHLRERHQVIQTVHPVEKKLTYKCIHCLGVYTSNMTASTITLHLVHCRGVGKTQNGQDKTNAPSRLNQSPGLAPVKRTYEQVEFPLLKKRKLEEDSDSPSFFEEKPEEPVVLALDPKGHEDDSYEARKSFLTKYFNKQPYPTRREIEKLAASLWLWKSDIASHFSNKRKKCVRDCEKYKPGVLLGFNMKELNRVKHEMDFDAEWLFENHDEKDSRVNASKTADKKLNLGKEDDSSSDSFENLEEESNGSGSPFDPVFEVDPKIPNDNPEEHIPKVISEDALGSEEKLDQKEDGSKYETIHLTEEPTKLVHDASDSEVDQDDVVEWKDGASPSESGPGSQQVSDFEDNTCEMKPGTWSDESSQSEDARSSKPAAKKKATMQDDREQLKWKNSSYGKVEGFWSKDQSQWKNASENDERLSNPQIEWQNSTIDSEDGEQFENMTDGVAEPMHGSLTGVKLSSQQA from the coding sequence gACTATCGGACAAAACCTTTTTGCTGCAGCGCTTGTCCATTTTCTTCAAAATTCTTCTCTGCCTACAAAAGTCATTTCCGGAATGTCCATAGTGAAGACTTTGAAAATAGGATTCTCCTTAATTGCCCTTACTGTACCTTCAATGCAGACAAAAAGACTTTGGAaacacacattaaaatatttcatgctcCAAACGCCAGCGCACCAAGTAGCAGCCTCAGCACTTTCAAAGATAAAAGCAAAAACGATGGCCTTAAACCTAAGCAGGCTGACAGTGTAGAGCAAGCTGTTTATTACTGTAAGAAGTGCACTTACCGAGACCCTCTTTATGAAATAGTTAGGAAGCACATTTACAGGGAACATTTTCAGCATGTGGCAGCACCTTACATAGCAAAGGCAGGCGAAAAATCCCTCAATGGTGCTGTCCCCTTAGGCTCAAATGCCCGGGAAGAGTGTAGTATTCACTGCAAGCGATGCCTTTTCATGCCAAAGTCCTATGAAGCTTTGGTACAACATGTCATCGAAGACCATGAACGCATAGGCTATCAGGTCACTGCCATGATTGGGCACACAAATGTGGTAGTTCCCCGGTCCAAACCCCTGATGCTAATTGCTCCCAAACCTCAAGAGAAGAAGGGCATGGGAATCCAATCAAGAATTGGTTCCCTTACTTCTGGAAACATCCGGTCTTTACCTTCACAGCAGATGGTGAATCGACTCTCAATACCAAAGCCTAATTTAAATTCTACAGGAGTCAACATGATGTCCAATGTTCACCTACAGCAGAACAACTATGGGGTCAAATCTGTAGGCCAGAGCTATGGCGTTGGTCAGTCGATGAGACTGGGTCTGGCTGGCAATGCACCCGTCTCCATCCCTCAGCAGTCTCAGTCTGTGAAGCAGTTACTTCCAAGTGGAAATGGAAGATCTTACGGGCTTGGGTCAGAGCAGAGATCCCAGGCACCAGCACGATACTCCTTGCAGTCTGCTAATGCCTCTTCTCTCTCATCAGGCCAGTTAAAGGCTCCTTCCCTCGCCCAGTCCCAGGCATCCAGAGTGTTAGGTCAGTCCAGTTCCAAACCTCCGGTAGCTGCCACAGGCCCTCCCTCAGCCAATACTTCCTCAACCCAAAAGTGGAAAATATGTACAATCTGTAACGAGCTTTTTCCTGAAAATGTCTATAGTGTACACTTCGAAAAAGAACATAAAGCTGAGAAAGTCCCAGCAGTAGCCAACTACATTATGAAAATACACAATTTTACTAGCAAATGCCTCTACTGTAATCGCTATTTGCCCACAGATACCCTGCTTAACCATATGTTAATTCATGGTCTGTCTTGTCCATATTGCCGTTCAACATTCAATGATGTGGAAAAGATGGCAGCACACATGAGGATGGTTCACATTGATGAAGAGATGGGACCTAAAACAGATTCTACCTTGAGTTTTGATTTGACATTGCAACAGGGTAGTCACACTAATATTCATCTCCTTGTAACCACATACAACCTGAGGGATGCCCCAGCTGAATCTGTTGCTTACCATGCCCAAAATAACCCTCCAGTTCCTCCAAAGCCACAGCCAAAAGTTCAGGAAAAGGCAGACATCCCTGTTAAAAGTTCACCTCAAGCTGCAGTGCCCTATAAAAAAGATGTCGGCAAAACCCTTTGTCCTCTTTGCTTTTCAATCCTGAAAGGACCCATATCTGATGCACTTGCACATCACTTACGAGAGAGGCACCAAGTTATTCAGACGGTTCATCCAGTGGAGAAAAAGCTCACCTACAAATGTATCCATTGCCTTGGTGTGTACACCAGCAACATGACCGCCTCCACCATCACTCTGCATCTAGTTCACTGCAGGGGTGTTGGAAAGACCCAGAACGGCCAGGATAAGACAAATGCCCCCTCTCGGCTGAATCAGTCACCAGGCCTGGCACCTGTGAAGCGCACTTATGAGCAAGTGGAATTTCCATTGCTGAAAAAGCGAAAGTTGGAGGAGGATAGTGATTCACCCAGCTTCTTTGAAGAGAAGCCTGAGGAACCTGTTGTTCTAGCTTTAGACCCCAAGGGTCATGAAGATGACTCCTACGAAGCCAGGAAAAGCTTCCTAACAAAGTATTTCAACAAACAGCCCTATCCCACCAGAAGAGAAATTGAGAAGCTGGCAGCCAGTTTATGGTTGTGGAAGAGTGACATTGCTTCCCATTTTAGTAACAAGAGGAAGAAGTGTGTCCGAGACTGTGAGAAGTATAAGCCTGGTGTGTTACTGGGCTTCAACATGAAAGAATTAAACAGAGTGAAGCATGAGATGGATTTTGATGCTGAGTGGCTATTTGAAAATCACGATGAGAAGGATTCCAGAGTTAATGCTAGTAAAACTGCTGACAAAAAGCTCAACCTTGGGAAGGAAGATGACAGTTCCTCAGACAGTTTTGAAAATTTGGAAGAAGAATCCAATGGAAGCGGTAGTCCTTTTGACCCTGTTTTTGAAGTGGACCCTAAAATCCCTAATGATAATCCAGAGGAGCACATACCGAAGGTGATTTCTGAAGATGCTCTAGGATCTGAGGAGAAGCTAGACCAAAAAGAGGATGGTTCAAAATATGAAACTATTCATTTGACTGAGGAACCAACCAAACTAGTGCATGACGCTTCTGATAGTGAGGTTGACCAAGATGATGTTGTTGAGTGGAAAGATGGTGCTTCTCCCTCTGAGAGTGGCCCTGGTTCCCAACAAGTGTCAGACTTTGAGGACAACACATGTGAAATGAAACCAGGAACGTGGTCTGATGAGTCTTCCCAGAGCGAAGATGCAAGGAGCAGTAAGCCAGCTGCCAAAAAAAAGGCTACCATGCAAGATGACAGAGAGCAGTTGAAATGGAAGAATAGTTCCTATGGAAAAGTTGAAGGGTTTTGGTCCAAGGACCAGTCACAGTGGAAGAATGCATCTGAAAATGATGAGCGCTTATCCAACCCACAGATTGAGTGGCAGAATAGCACAATTGACAGTGAGGACGGGGAACAGTTTGAGAATATGACTGACGGAGTAGCTGAGCCGATGCATGGCAGCTTAACCGGAGTTAAACTGAGCAGCCAGCAGGCGTAA
- the ADNP gene encoding activity-dependent neuroprotector homeobox protein isoform X1, with protein sequence MCGLVVMPCTTILRMWPCSCFALWTTLSVHTETMFQLPVNNLGSLRKARKTVKKILSDIGLEYCKEHIEDFKQFEPNDFYLKNTTWEDVGLWDPSLTKNQDYRTKPFCCSACPFSSKFFSAYKSHFRNVHSEDFENRILLNCPYCTFNADKKTLETHIKIFHAPNASAPSSSLSTFKDKSKNDGLKPKQADSVEQAVYYCKKCTYRDPLYEIVRKHIYREHFQHVAAPYIAKAGEKSLNGAVPLGSNAREECSIHCKRCLFMPKSYEALVQHVIEDHERIGYQVTAMIGHTNVVVPRSKPLMLIAPKPQEKKGMGIQSRIGSLTSGNIRSLPSQQMVNRLSIPKPNLNSTGVNMMSNVHLQQNNYGVKSVGQSYGVGQSMRLGLAGNAPVSIPQQSQSVKQLLPSGNGRSYGLGSEQRSQAPARYSLQSANASSLSSGQLKAPSLAQSQASRVLGQSSSKPPVAATGPPSANTSSTQKWKICTICNELFPENVYSVHFEKEHKAEKVPAVANYIMKIHNFTSKCLYCNRYLPTDTLLNHMLIHGLSCPYCRSTFNDVEKMAAHMRMVHIDEEMGPKTDSTLSFDLTLQQGSHTNIHLLVTTYNLRDAPAESVAYHAQNNPPVPPKPQPKVQEKADIPVKSSPQAAVPYKKDVGKTLCPLCFSILKGPISDALAHHLRERHQVIQTVHPVEKKLTYKCIHCLGVYTSNMTASTITLHLVHCRGVGKTQNGQDKTNAPSRLNQSPGLAPVKRTYEQVEFPLLKKRKLEEDSDSPSFFEEKPEEPVVLALDPKGHEDDSYEARKSFLTKYFNKQPYPTRREIEKLAASLWLWKSDIASHFSNKRKKCVRDCEKYKPGVLLGFNMKELNRVKHEMDFDAEWLFENHDEKDSRVNASKTADKKLNLGKEDDSSSDSFENLEEESNGSGSPFDPVFEVDPKIPNDNPEEHIPKVISEDALGSEEKLDQKEDGSKYETIHLTEEPTKLVHDASDSEVDQDDVVEWKDGASPSESGPGSQQVSDFEDNTCEMKPGTWSDESSQSEDARSSKPAAKKKATMQDDREQLKWKNSSYGKVEGFWSKDQSQWKNASENDERLSNPQIEWQNSTIDSEDGEQFENMTDGVAEPMHGSLTGVKLSSQQA encoded by the coding sequence gACTATCGGACAAAACCTTTTTGCTGCAGCGCTTGTCCATTTTCTTCAAAATTCTTCTCTGCCTACAAAAGTCATTTCCGGAATGTCCATAGTGAAGACTTTGAAAATAGGATTCTCCTTAATTGCCCTTACTGTACCTTCAATGCAGACAAAAAGACTTTGGAaacacacattaaaatatttcatgctcCAAACGCCAGCGCACCAAGTAGCAGCCTCAGCACTTTCAAAGATAAAAGCAAAAACGATGGCCTTAAACCTAAGCAGGCTGACAGTGTAGAGCAAGCTGTTTATTACTGTAAGAAGTGCACTTACCGAGACCCTCTTTATGAAATAGTTAGGAAGCACATTTACAGGGAACATTTTCAGCATGTGGCAGCACCTTACATAGCAAAGGCAGGCGAAAAATCCCTCAATGGTGCTGTCCCCTTAGGCTCAAATGCCCGGGAAGAGTGTAGTATTCACTGCAAGCGATGCCTTTTCATGCCAAAGTCCTATGAAGCTTTGGTACAACATGTCATCGAAGACCATGAACGCATAGGCTATCAGGTCACTGCCATGATTGGGCACACAAATGTGGTAGTTCCCCGGTCCAAACCCCTGATGCTAATTGCTCCCAAACCTCAAGAGAAGAAGGGCATGGGAATCCAATCAAGAATTGGTTCCCTTACTTCTGGAAACATCCGGTCTTTACCTTCACAGCAGATGGTGAATCGACTCTCAATACCAAAGCCTAATTTAAATTCTACAGGAGTCAACATGATGTCCAATGTTCACCTACAGCAGAACAACTATGGGGTCAAATCTGTAGGCCAGAGCTATGGCGTTGGTCAGTCGATGAGACTGGGTCTGGCTGGCAATGCACCCGTCTCCATCCCTCAGCAGTCTCAGTCTGTGAAGCAGTTACTTCCAAGTGGAAATGGAAGATCTTACGGGCTTGGGTCAGAGCAGAGATCCCAGGCACCAGCACGATACTCCTTGCAGTCTGCTAATGCCTCTTCTCTCTCATCAGGCCAGTTAAAGGCTCCTTCCCTCGCCCAGTCCCAGGCATCCAGAGTGTTAGGTCAGTCCAGTTCCAAACCTCCGGTAGCTGCCACAGGCCCTCCCTCAGCCAATACTTCCTCAACCCAAAAGTGGAAAATATGTACAATCTGTAACGAGCTTTTTCCTGAAAATGTCTATAGTGTACACTTCGAAAAAGAACATAAAGCTGAGAAAGTCCCAGCAGTAGCCAACTACATTATGAAAATACACAATTTTACTAGCAAATGCCTCTACTGTAATCGCTATTTGCCCACAGATACCCTGCTTAACCATATGTTAATTCATGGTCTGTCTTGTCCATATTGCCGTTCAACATTCAATGATGTGGAAAAGATGGCAGCACACATGAGGATGGTTCACATTGATGAAGAGATGGGACCTAAAACAGATTCTACCTTGAGTTTTGATTTGACATTGCAACAGGGTAGTCACACTAATATTCATCTCCTTGTAACCACATACAACCTGAGGGATGCCCCAGCTGAATCTGTTGCTTACCATGCCCAAAATAACCCTCCAGTTCCTCCAAAGCCACAGCCAAAAGTTCAGGAAAAGGCAGACATCCCTGTTAAAAGTTCACCTCAAGCTGCAGTGCCCTATAAAAAAGATGTCGGCAAAACCCTTTGTCCTCTTTGCTTTTCAATCCTGAAAGGACCCATATCTGATGCACTTGCACATCACTTACGAGAGAGGCACCAAGTTATTCAGACGGTTCATCCAGTGGAGAAAAAGCTCACCTACAAATGTATCCATTGCCTTGGTGTGTACACCAGCAACATGACCGCCTCCACCATCACTCTGCATCTAGTTCACTGCAGGGGTGTTGGAAAGACCCAGAACGGCCAGGATAAGACAAATGCCCCCTCTCGGCTGAATCAGTCACCAGGCCTGGCACCTGTGAAGCGCACTTATGAGCAAGTGGAATTTCCATTGCTGAAAAAGCGAAAGTTGGAGGAGGATAGTGATTCACCCAGCTTCTTTGAAGAGAAGCCTGAGGAACCTGTTGTTCTAGCTTTAGACCCCAAGGGTCATGAAGATGACTCCTACGAAGCCAGGAAAAGCTTCCTAACAAAGTATTTCAACAAACAGCCCTATCCCACCAGAAGAGAAATTGAGAAGCTGGCAGCCAGTTTATGGTTGTGGAAGAGTGACATTGCTTCCCATTTTAGTAACAAGAGGAAGAAGTGTGTCCGAGACTGTGAGAAGTATAAGCCTGGTGTGTTACTGGGCTTCAACATGAAAGAATTAAACAGAGTGAAGCATGAGATGGATTTTGATGCTGAGTGGCTATTTGAAAATCACGATGAGAAGGATTCCAGAGTTAATGCTAGTAAAACTGCTGACAAAAAGCTCAACCTTGGGAAGGAAGATGACAGTTCCTCAGACAGTTTTGAAAATTTGGAAGAAGAATCCAATGGAAGCGGTAGTCCTTTTGACCCTGTTTTTGAAGTGGACCCTAAAATCCCTAATGATAATCCAGAGGAGCACATACCGAAGGTGATTTCTGAAGATGCTCTAGGATCTGAGGAGAAGCTAGACCAAAAAGAGGATGGTTCAAAATATGAAACTATTCATTTGACTGAGGAACCAACCAAACTAGTGCATGACGCTTCTGATAGTGAGGTTGACCAAGATGATGTTGTTGAGTGGAAAGATGGTGCTTCTCCCTCTGAGAGTGGCCCTGGTTCCCAACAAGTGTCAGACTTTGAGGACAACACATGTGAAATGAAACCAGGAACGTGGTCTGATGAGTCTTCCCAGAGCGAAGATGCAAGGAGCAGTAAGCCAGCTGCCAAAAAAAAGGCTACCATGCAAGATGACAGAGAGCAGTTGAAATGGAAGAATAGTTCCTATGGAAAAGTTGAAGGGTTTTGGTCCAAGGACCAGTCACAGTGGAAGAATGCATCTGAAAATGATGAGCGCTTATCCAACCCACAGATTGAGTGGCAGAATAGCACAATTGACAGTGAGGACGGGGAACAGTTTGAGAATATGACTGACGGAGTAGCTGAGCCGATGCATGGCAGCTTAACCGGAGTTAAACTGAGCAGCCAGCAGGCGTAA